The Triticum aestivum cultivar Chinese Spring chromosome 7B, IWGSC CS RefSeq v2.1, whole genome shotgun sequence genome window below encodes:
- the LOC123160075 gene encoding WRKY transcription factor WRKY28, with amino-acid sequence MDEQWMIGQTSLSLSLNVGGPRGPPPVTRDLVEEDFMSSMKNHEVVALEAELRRVGEENRRLSDMLRALVAKYADLQGKVSGMMAAASAANNHHQSSTTSEGGSAASATRKRARSDSLDTAGRNPSPPLAAAGSSGCFAVSVTVGPDQAECTSIHEPCNSKRVRADEAKASRVSKLYVHADPSDLSLVVKDGYQWRKYGQKVTKDNPCPRAYFRCSFAPSCQVKKKVQRSAEDKAVLVATYDGDHNHAQPPKQQGSGSRKSGDAAAVRASPAPVLVQQLQRKQEASTADQVADRKNLVEQMAATLTRDPGFKAALVSALSGRIPVA; translated from the exons ATGGACGAGCAGTGGATGATCGGGCAGACTTCCCTAAGCCTCAGCCTCAACGTCGGCGGGCCGCGAGGACCTCCTCCCGTGACCAGGGACCTCGTGGAGGAGGACTTCATGTCCTCCATGAAAAATCACGAGGTTGTGGCGctggaggcggagctccggcgagtggGCGAGGAGAACAGGAGGCTCAGCGACATGCTCCGCGCGCTGGTGGCCAAGTACGCCGACCTGCAGGGCAAGGTCAGCGGCATGATGGCGGCGGCGTCCGCTGCCAACAACCACCACCAATCGTCGACGACATCGGAGGGCGGCTCCGCGGCGTCGGCGACCAGAAAGCGCGCCCGCAGCGACAGCCTCGACACGGCCGGCCGCAACccttcgccgccgctcgccgcggcCGGCAGCAGCGGCTGCTTCGCCGTCAGCGTCACCGTCGGCCCCGACCAGGCGGAGTGCACTTCCATCCACGAACCGTGCAACAGCAAGCGCGTCCGCGCCGACGAGGCCAAGGCCAGCCGTGTCTCCAAGCTCTACGTCCACGCCGACCCCTCCGACCTCAGCCTC GTGGTGAAGGATGGGTACCAATGGCGGAAGTACGGGCAGAAGGTGACCAAGGACAACCCATGCCCGAGGGCCTACTTCCGGTGCTCTTTCGCGCCGTCGTGCCAGGTGAAGAAGAAGGTGCAGCGCAGCGCCGAGGACAAGGCCGTGCTTGTGGCCACGTACGATGGCGACCACAACCACGCGCAGCCGCCCAAGCAACAAGGCTCTGGTAGCAGGAAGAGCGGCGACGCAGCCGCCGTCCGCGCATCACCGGCGCCGGTGCTTGTCCAGCAGCTGCAGCGGAAGCAGGAAGCTTCGACGGCGGATCAGGTGGCCGATAGGAAGAACCTGGTGGAGCAGATGGCGGCGACGCTGACGAGGGACCCCGGGTTCAAGGCGGCACTCGTCTCCGCGCTCTCTGGTCGGATCCCTGTTGCTTGA